The stretch of DNA TCGCGGGCAGGTACGCAACCGCTACGCCCGGCCACCCTGCGCCGACCACAGAGCAGCCGAGCCGCGTAGGTCGGGCCGGGATTACCCCCTGGGCTGAACAATACCTGACTCTACCCGTCAAGACTTGACCATTCTTACCTATCTTAGCCGGTGGAGTTACGCATCCGTACTTAACCGGCTTTTTTATGCGCCTTTGGCTACGCATTTTTCTTGGAATAGTACTTGCTTTGGTTATAGCGGCAACAACTCTATACGTATACGCCAAACGGGAGCGCGGTCTTGAGCAGGAGGTACTGGCATCACTCAAAAAAAACATTGTTGTTTCGAGTGGCTCCTTTCCACCCAACGGCGATATGCCCATCAATTGCACCTGCAAGGGGCAGGAACTGTCGCCCGCGCTGGCCTGGGAGGCCAACCTGCCCGATGCCGAGTCTTACGTGATTCTGGCTACCGATTATGATGCGCCTACGCCAGCATTCCCACTGTTCAACCTTGCGCACTGGGTGGTGTATAATTTGCCGACATCGGTGCGGAGCCTCCCCGAAGGAGTAACCGCCGAACAGATGCGGATGCTGGGCGGTAAAATTGGCAAAAACTCATTGGGCGACATGAAGTACATTGGTCCCTGCCCGCCATTTGGCCGCCATGCGTATGTATTTCGTATCTACGCGCTCGATCAGCCAATTAGCTTTACCGACTTGCCCGGCAAATCAGACGTTCTGGAAGCAATGCAGGGTCATATTCTGGGCTATGGCGAACTGACCGGTTATTTCTGATAAAACTGAACAGCTAATCAGGGCTGTTTACGAAAGTCGAGGTTGTGGAAAATAAAAAGCCGCAATGTGTGATTATTATTAAAGGTATTGCCAGCGGGAAGCTGAACATATTGATTCATATACCCTACCTGAGCCAGCAGGTGTTTATTGACCGGATAAGACAAGCCCGCGAAAAGACGATTTTGATCGAATACATTATACGTAATCTCTTTTCCCGCATTGACGAACAGTTCGTTCTGAACCACTACGTTCGGCACACCGGGCCGAACAACGGGCGTACCCCATAACGGCATTTGTACCAGCAAATTATAACGAAATCGCCAGTTGAACGTGTAGCCATCACGCAGTTGATCGCCCTGTATTCGGCGGTTGAAGCGTTGCTCAAGCCGAATCCACTGCGTAGCATTGATGCGCCCAACACGCCCCGCCCACCAGATTTGTTGCCACGGACGGTGTTCAGGTCGAATCGTACCGGTGGGTAGAAAACTTTGAATATAGGCGTATCCAGCCGTCAGGCGCACCTGATCGGCCACGTAGTAGGTTAGCCCTACCCGGTATAAATTCTGGCTGGCCCGGTCAAGAAAATCAGTGCGTCGAAAATGAATATCTGTCCAGGTTCCCCAGTGCGTACTAAACCGGGTTTGATTAAGATACCCAAACCACGCCTGTTGCCGGGGTTGTATTGTTTTCACAGTCTGCCCCTGTGCCGAAGAAAAAAGCAACACAGTTAGGAGTGCAGGTAGCCAGTGTTTCATAGTCTGATGTTAGTCGTCGTGCATAGATTTCGGTGGCAAGATAAGTCAGCAATTTAAAATCTACAAATTCAATAGAACAGTAGTACTAATTCCCTATATACTACAGGGCCAAACCGTTAGCTATGATTGAGCCTATTTCTAACTTTTTAGCGTAATATTTGTATCTACTGATGGTTGTTTACAGTAGAATCTCGTTGAGAAGTCTAAGGCATCACTCTTTTTTATCCATCTACTACACACTTAAGACAAAGCATTTCTATGAGATACATTTCTCTGGCTCTGCTATTTAGTATACTGACCCCAACCGCCATCTTCGCCCAGACGAGGATAGCCGGGCGCGTGACCGACGAGGCCGACCAGCCGCTGGCGGGCGTTACCCTCATCGTGAAAGGCACCAATACTGGCACTACCACCAGCCCCGACGGTCGGTTTTCGCTTTCTACCACTGTCGAGTTGCCCCTTCTACTTAGCGTATCGTTTATTGGCTACGGGCGGCAGGACGTTGTCGTGAAAAGTACCAATTTCCGTGACGTTGCCATCAAACTGGTCGAAGAAAGCGTGTTGGCCGATGAAGTAGTGGTATCGGCCAGCCGGGTTGAAGAAAG from Spirosoma montaniterrae encodes:
- a CDS encoding YbhB/YbcL family Raf kinase inhibitor-like protein → MRLWLRIFLGIVLALVIAATTLYVYAKRERGLEQEVLASLKKNIVVSSGSFPPNGDMPINCTCKGQELSPALAWEANLPDAESYVILATDYDAPTPAFPLFNLAHWVVYNLPTSVRSLPEGVTAEQMRMLGGKIGKNSLGDMKYIGPCPPFGRHAYVFRIYALDQPISFTDLPGKSDVLEAMQGHILGYGELTGYF
- a CDS encoding DUF2490 domain-containing protein — translated: MKTIQPRQQAWFGYLNQTRFSTHWGTWTDIHFRRTDFLDRASQNLYRVGLTYYVADQVRLTAGYAYIQSFLPTGTIRPEHRPWQQIWWAGRVGRINATQWIRLEQRFNRRIQGDQLRDGYTFNWRFRYNLLVQMPLWGTPVVRPGVPNVVVQNELFVNAGKEITYNVFDQNRLFAGLSYPVNKHLLAQVGYMNQYVQLPAGNTFNNNHTLRLFIFHNLDFRKQP